From one Lycium ferocissimum isolate CSIRO_LF1 chromosome 7, AGI_CSIRO_Lferr_CH_V1, whole genome shotgun sequence genomic stretch:
- the LOC132064907 gene encoding serine/threonine-protein kinase SRK2E isoform X1 encodes MDRMAVTVGQGMDVPIMHDSDRYELVKDIGAGNFGVARLMRDRQTNELVAVKYIERGEKIDENVKREIINHRSLRHPNIVRFKEVILTPTHLAIVMEYASGGELFERICNAGRFSEDEARFFFQQLISGVSYCHAMQVCHRDLKLENTLLDGSPAPRLKICDFGYSKSSVLHSQPKSTVGTPAYIAPEVLLKKEYDGKIADVWSCGVTLYVMLVGAYPFEDPEEPKNFRKTIQRILNVQYSIPDYVHISPECRHLISRIFVADPAKRISIPEIKNHEWFLRNLPADLMDNTTNNQFEEPDQRMQSNDEIMQIITDATIPAAGTNSLNHYLTGSLDIDYDMEEDLESDPDLDIDSSGEIVYAM; translated from the exons ATGGATCGGATGGCAGTAACAGTAGGACAAGGAATGGACGTGCCGATCATGCATGATAGtgatagatatgagcttgtcAAGGATATTGGTGCTGGTAATTTTGGTGTTGCAAGGCTTATGAGGGATAGGCAAACTAATGAGCTTGTTGCTGTCAAGTATATCGAGAGAGGTGAGAAG ATTGATGAAAATGTTAAGAGAGAAATCATCAACCATAGATCATTGAGGCACCCTAACATAGTCAGATTCAAAGAG GTCATTTTGACACCAACTCATTTGGCTATTGTGATGGAATATGCATCTGGAGGAGAGCTGTTTGAGCGCATATGCAATGCTGGCCGTTTCAGCGAGGATGAG GCACGGtttttcttccaacaactcatATCAGGGGTCAGCTATTGTCATGCTATG CAAGTATGCCACAGAGACTTGAAATTAGAGAATACACTACTGGATGGAAGCCCTGCACCAAGGCTAAAGATTTGTGATTTTGGATATTCTAAG TCCTCGGTGTTGCATTCACAACCAAAGTCAACTGTTGGTACACCTGCATATATTGCTCCAGAAGTGTTATTGAAGAAAGAATATGACGGGAAG ATTGCAGATGTCTGGTCTTGTGGAGTGACTTTGTATGTCATGCTGGTGGGAGCATACCCTTTTGAAGACCCAGAGGAGCCTAAAAATTTTCGGAAGACAATACAG CGAATCTTGAACGTACAGTATTCAATTCCTGATTATGTACATATCTCTCCAGAATGTCGTCATCTAATATCAAGGATTTTTGTTGCTGATCCTGCAAAG AGGATATCGATCCCTGAGATAAAGAACCATGAGTGGTTTTTGAGGAACCTTCCTGCAGATCTGATGGATAATACTACAAACAACCAGTTTGAGGAGCCAGATCAACGTATGCAGAGCAATGATGAAATCATGCAAATAATAACTGATGCCACCATTCCTGCTGCTGGGACcaacagtcttaatcattatCTCACTGGAAGCTTGGACATTGATTATGACATGGAAGAAGACTTGGAGAGTGATCCTGACCTTGATATCGATAGCAGCGGAGAGATTGTCTATGCAATGTAA
- the LOC132064907 gene encoding serine/threonine-protein kinase SRK2E isoform X2: MDVPIMHDSDRYELVKDIGAGNFGVARLMRDRQTNELVAVKYIERGEKIDENVKREIINHRSLRHPNIVRFKEVILTPTHLAIVMEYASGGELFERICNAGRFSEDEARFFFQQLISGVSYCHAMQVCHRDLKLENTLLDGSPAPRLKICDFGYSKSSVLHSQPKSTVGTPAYIAPEVLLKKEYDGKIADVWSCGVTLYVMLVGAYPFEDPEEPKNFRKTIQRILNVQYSIPDYVHISPECRHLISRIFVADPAKRISIPEIKNHEWFLRNLPADLMDNTTNNQFEEPDQRMQSNDEIMQIITDATIPAAGTNSLNHYLTGSLDIDYDMEEDLESDPDLDIDSSGEIVYAM, translated from the exons ATGGACGTGCCGATCATGCATGATAGtgatagatatgagcttgtcAAGGATATTGGTGCTGGTAATTTTGGTGTTGCAAGGCTTATGAGGGATAGGCAAACTAATGAGCTTGTTGCTGTCAAGTATATCGAGAGAGGTGAGAAG ATTGATGAAAATGTTAAGAGAGAAATCATCAACCATAGATCATTGAGGCACCCTAACATAGTCAGATTCAAAGAG GTCATTTTGACACCAACTCATTTGGCTATTGTGATGGAATATGCATCTGGAGGAGAGCTGTTTGAGCGCATATGCAATGCTGGCCGTTTCAGCGAGGATGAG GCACGGtttttcttccaacaactcatATCAGGGGTCAGCTATTGTCATGCTATG CAAGTATGCCACAGAGACTTGAAATTAGAGAATACACTACTGGATGGAAGCCCTGCACCAAGGCTAAAGATTTGTGATTTTGGATATTCTAAG TCCTCGGTGTTGCATTCACAACCAAAGTCAACTGTTGGTACACCTGCATATATTGCTCCAGAAGTGTTATTGAAGAAAGAATATGACGGGAAG ATTGCAGATGTCTGGTCTTGTGGAGTGACTTTGTATGTCATGCTGGTGGGAGCATACCCTTTTGAAGACCCAGAGGAGCCTAAAAATTTTCGGAAGACAATACAG CGAATCTTGAACGTACAGTATTCAATTCCTGATTATGTACATATCTCTCCAGAATGTCGTCATCTAATATCAAGGATTTTTGTTGCTGATCCTGCAAAG AGGATATCGATCCCTGAGATAAAGAACCATGAGTGGTTTTTGAGGAACCTTCCTGCAGATCTGATGGATAATACTACAAACAACCAGTTTGAGGAGCCAGATCAACGTATGCAGAGCAATGATGAAATCATGCAAATAATAACTGATGCCACCATTCCTGCTGCTGGGACcaacagtcttaatcattatCTCACTGGAAGCTTGGACATTGATTATGACATGGAAGAAGACTTGGAGAGTGATCCTGACCTTGATATCGATAGCAGCGGAGAGATTGTCTATGCAATGTAA